In Aspergillus fumigatus Af293 chromosome 4, whole genome shotgun sequence, one genomic interval encodes:
- a CDS encoding putative general amino acid permease (Agp2) has protein sequence MSRPDPDTSVHQTSLPTAISSDRSSHLADDFNLATANLTKRNGCPITYSEKATVVEDGEESIGGTLSKPTFDHTHRKLKPRHIQLIGIGGTIGTALYVQVGKSLMKGGPGSLAEMVIYLPISSPFIRFAGRYVDEAFGVAAGYNFFVFEAALVPFEITACNMIINYWSDVIPVSGVIVIVLVLYILLNVFAVQWYGESEFWLALSKVLLSIGLILFTFIVMLGGNPKGDRFGFRYWNEPGAFAEYYKTGDLGRWLGFLACLIQASFTIAGPDYVSMAAGEAANPRGVLPRTYNGIFYRLTAFFVLGVLCIGILVPYNDPTLAEAFAKGLPGAAASPYVVAMDRLGIPILPHIVNAMILLAAFSAGNSYVYCASRSLYGLALDGKAPRLFTKCTKRGVPIYCVTVVMLIALLAFLQVSNSASVVLDWFVNLVTASQLINFSVVTFTYTRFWKAMIAQGIPRESLPYKSWWQPYTAYVALVSTTVMTFVGGYTVFLPGNWDIPTFLFSYTMIGVFPVLYFGWKIVHRTQVKKPEEVDLLTGLDEIDEYERHYVPEKPR, from the exons ATGTCAAGGCCTGACCCAGACACGAGTGTCCATCAAACATCATTGCCGACGGCTATCAGCAGTGATAGGTCGTCCCACCTGGCCGACGACTTCAATTTGGCCACAGCCAATTTGACCAAAAGAAATGGCTGTCCTATAACTTACTCAGAGAAGGCCACTGTTGTCGAGGATGGTGAAGAATCAATAGGAGGCACATTGTCGAAGCCGACTTTTGATCATACGCACCGGAAGCTGAAGCCCAGACATATTCAGCTTATCGGTATCGGGGGTACGATTGGTACAGCACTCTATGTCCAGGTCGGTAAAAGTTTGATGAAGGGTGGCCCTGGCA GTCTGGCTGAGATGGTCATCTACCTGCCAATCTCATCGCCCTTTATTCGATTTGCCGGCCGCTATGTCGATGAAGCCTTTGGTGTTGCCGCCGGCTACAACTTCTTCGTCTTTGAGGCTGCCCTAGTGCCCTTTGAGATCACCGCGTGTAATATGATCATAAACTACTGGAGCGACGTTATCCCAGTGAGCGgggtcatcgtcatcgtgcTGGTCCTTTACAT ACTCCTCAACGTCTTCGCAGTGCAATGGTACGGCGAATCCGAGTTTTGGCTTGCGCTTTCGAAAGTATTACTCAGCATTGGGTTGATTCTCTTCACATTCATTGTGATGCTGGGCGGCAACCCAAAGGGAGATCGATTCGGGTTCCGATACTGGAACGAGCCGGGAGCCTTTGCGGAGTATTACAAAACGGGTGATCTTGGACGATGGCTCGGTTTCCTTGCATGCCTGATCCAGGCCAGTTTCACCATTGCAGGACCCGATTATGTGTCGATGGCAGCTGGAGAGGCAGCCAACCCCCGCGGAGTCTTGCCTAGGACATATAACGGTATATTCTATCGACTCACAGCTTTCTTCGTTTTGGGTGTGCTGTGTATCGGCATTCTTGTCCCCTACAATGATCCTACTCTGGCCGAAGCCTTCGCCAAGGGCTTGCCGGGCGCCGCTGCATCGCCTTATGTTGTTGCTATGGACAGACTCGGGATCCCTATCCTGCCCCACATTGTCAACGCCATGATCCTGCTGGCAGCTTTCAGTGCCGGGAATAGTTATGTTTATTGCGCCAGCAGAAGCCTTTACGGGCTTGCTCTGGACGGCAAGGCACCCCGATTGTTCACTAAGTGCACTAAGCGGGGTGTACCGATCTACTGTGTCACAGTTGTCATGTTGATTGCACTTCTAGCCTTCCTCCAAGTATCAAACAGCGCATCTGTCGTCCTGGATTGGTTCGTTAATCTG GTAACTGCTTCTCAGCTTATCAACTTTTCCGTCGTCACCTTTACCTATACCCGTTTTTGGAAAGCTATGATAGCCCAAGGTATTCCACGAGAATCGCTCCCATACAAGAGTTGGTGGCAACCCTATACTGCCTATGTTGCGCTGGTTTCCACGACAGTCATGACTTTTGTAGGCGGCTATACTGTCTTTCTGCCTGGGAATTGGGATATCCcgacctttctcttctcttaTACGATGATTGGAGTGTTTCCAGTCCTGTACTTTGGTTGGAAGATTGTACACCGCACACAGGTGAAAAAACCGGAAGAAGTGGATCTCTTGACAGGACTcgacgagatcgacgagTATGAGAGACATTACGTTCCCGAAAAGCCAAGGTAA
- a CDS encoding flavin-containing monooxygenase: protein MSSSVARIHKRHSYGKDAHTYSPVLVIGAGVSGIATGCRLKEALGFDQFRIFERQSGIGGTWWINRYPGAACDVPALLYSFSFAPKKDWTTLHPPGPEIVQYLADVCEKYQIVDKIQLNTAVKEMRWLEDAEEWQVTLLHLVPGTGDLSEGERNARISKEGERSVYVKTEIVRAKIVVSGVGVLVEPKKWPETVPGIETFEGEVVHTARWKSDLDLCGKDVVIIGSGCSATQVVSELTKPEYKIRSITQLMRSPAWFMPDFLTPKSLKKWEKYTPPLFKNVPGLAFAARALLFLLLEWDFLTIFKDNKYSRRNRSRIERKFLEHMRATAPEKYHDILIPNYSLGCKRRIVESNYYASIHAPNFELTTKPLIGVQARSVSLGPDRHYPPESQESTDGVRQIAADVIILANGYETNKFLHPLPVFGRRGKTLDEIWEERGGAQAYLGIAMDHMPNLFLSFGPNTATGHSSVIFAVENAVNYSLNFIKPILEGRVSWFEVKENAERDWTDKVQRSLQGTVFRRGACTSWYQTDEGWNSSTYPFTQIDYYLRCTFPVWHHWTAKYTRKGLMLQRMKTVLRRSVLVAIISSLCWLKLHPRDTQRLVELFSGARTTIVSAIREGLLRARRMLS, encoded by the exons ATGTCCTCTTCGGTGGCAAGGATCCATAAACGCCATTCATATGGCAAAGATGCTCACACCTACTCCCCGGTTCTCGTGATTGGTGCAGGGGTGTCTGGCATTGCTACAGGATGTCGACTCAAGGAAGCTCTTGGCTTTGATCAATTCAGAATCTTTGAAAGGCAATCGGGCATCGGAGGTACTTGGTGGATAAACCGCTACCCAGGAGCCGCATGCGATGT TCCCGCGCTGTTGTACTCTTTTTCATTTGCTCCAAAGAAAGACTGGACTACCCTACATCCCCCCGGACCGGAGATTGTTCAGTACCTGGCTGATGTCTGCGAAAAATACCAGATAGTCGACAAGATTCAACTCAACACAGCTGTCAAAGAAATGCGATGGTTAGAAGATGCGGAAGAGTGGCAAGTCACGTTATTGCATCTTGTTCCTGGTACCGGAGACTTATCcgaaggggaaagaaatgcGCGAATATCCAAGGAAGGCGAGCGCAGTGTCTATGTTAAAACAGAGATTGTGCGAGCAAAGATTGTTGTCAGCGGGGTGGGTGTGCTTGTCGAGCCTAAAAAATGGCCTGAAACTGTACCCGGGATTGAGACGTTCGAAGGCGAGGTCGTTCATACAGCTCGATGGAAGAGCGATCTTGATCTATGTGGTAAAGACGTTGTCATCATTGGCTCTGGCTGCAGTGCGACCCAGGTAGTCTCTGAGCTGACGAAACCCGAGTACAAGATCAGGTCAATCACGCAGCTCATGAGGTCACCTGCCTGGTTCATGCCCGATTTCCTGACGCCGAAGTCGCTCAAGAAATGGGAGAAGTACACACCGCCATTGTTTAAAAACGTCCCTGGCCTTGCTTTTGCTGCGAGGGCCCTgctgttccttctcttgGAATGGGATTTTCTCACGATCTTCAAGGACAATAAGTATTCCCGCCGGAATCGTTCCAGAATAGAGAGGAAATTCCTGGAGCACATGCGAGCGACTGCTCCAGAGAAATATCACGACATACTCATTCCCAACTACAGCCTGGGCTGTAAGCGACGAATTGTGGAGTCCAACTATTATGCCAGCATTCATGCGCCCAATTTTGAGCTGACGACGAAGCCCTTGATAGGCGTCCAAGCCAGAAGCGTGTCACTAGGCCCTGATCGACATTATCCGCCGGAAAGTCAGGAGTCAACGGATGGGGTGAGACAGATAGCGGCGGATGTCATTATTCTGGCCAACGGATACGAGACTAATAAATTCCTTCATCCTCTCCCGGTTTTCGGTCGGCGCGGGAAAACCCTTGACGAGATTTGGGAGGAACGTGGAGGAGCGCAGGCTTACCTGGGCATTGCCATGGACCATATGCCGAATCTCTTCCTTTCGTTTGGTCCGAACACAGCGACCGGCCATAGCAGCGTCATTTTCGCGGTCGAGAATGCCGTCAATTACTCTCTGAACTTCATCAAACCCATTCTGGAGGGGCGTGTCAGCTGGTTCGAGGTGAAAGAGAATGCTGAGCGCGACTGGACGGACAAAGTACAGAGGAGCCTTCAGGGCACCGTCTTTCGACGCGGAGCTTGCACAAGCTGGTACCAAACTGATGAAGGTTGGAACTCGTCCACCTATCC ATTTACTCAGATTGACTACTATCTCAGATGCACCTTTCCTGTGTGGCACCACTGGACAGCCAAATATACGCGCAAGGGTCTCATGCttcagaggatgaagacCGTGCTGAGGAGATCTGTACTCGTGGCAATCATTTCCAGTCTGTGCTGGCTCAAGCTGCATCCCAGAGATACTCAACGGTTGGTTGAATTGTTTAGTGGAGCCCGAACTACAATCGTCTCAGCTATCCGAGAGGGTTTGCTCCGCGCTCGTCGAATGCTTTCGTGA
- a CDS encoding putative progesterone binding protein: MVEHEQEPKRFEPKVPVQLDPPKDDPITMEELSKCDGTDPSRPTLVAIKGIVFDVSKNPAYGPNGQYRVFAGKDPSRALACSSLKPEDCRPDWYDLDDKEKTVLSEWFTFFSKRYNIVGKVKDATNY; this comes from the exons ATGGTGGAACACGAGCAAGAACCCAAGCGCTTCGAGCCAAAGGTCCCTGTTCAGCTGGATCCTCCCAAGGATGACCCCATCACTATGGAGGAATTGTCCAAATGCGACG GCACGGATCCCAGCCGGCCAACTCTCGTCGCGATTAAGGGAATTGTGTTTGATGTGAGCAAGAATCCAGCTTATGGCCCCAATGGCCAGTATCGCG TTTTCGCTGGAAAGGATCCCTCCCGGGCCCTTGCCTGCTCGTCTCTGAAGCCTGAGGATTGCAGGCCGGATTGGTATGATTTGGATGATAAAGAGAAGACGGTGCTGAGTGAATGGTTtaccttcttcagcaagaGATACAATATCGTCGGGAAGGTGAAGGATGCTACAAACTACTAG
- a CDS encoding mRNA-binding ribosome biosynthesis protein NOP4, with translation MISTAMTEQHKKGSLDESSGGHQDTQTTMDSPRKDTIQNDKVSTQPKRTLFVRSLPTSATTESLTEYFSQSYVIKHAIVVNDPETKLCKGYGFVTFADLEDAQAALKEFNGSVFEGKTIRVDYAQPRHREIDENLGKSVPAPAALELKKQREQQKTSTQPPKLIVRNLPWSIKEPEDLAVHFRSFGKVKYVTLPKKGDKLAGFGFVVLRGKKNAEKALQAVNGKEVDGRTLAVDWAVEKEVWENLKKESEKKEDTQEEAGSSDVEMADDAETTSDNEGVESDDDDEDEDMDDDDEEDEEDMDEEEDEDEGNEDERQEKEDERNACTIFIRNLPFSCTDEALYEHFTQFGPLRYARIVVDPETERPRGTGFVCFWKVEDAALCVREAPKQQDTLIAEKDKGKKSSTALKHSILQNENSDPSGRYTLDGRVLQVARAVSKSQAAKLEEEGVSKRLVRDTDKRRLFLLQEGTISPNSPLYHKLSPSEIKMREDSFKQRQNFIRKNPALHFSLTRLSVRNIPRHVTSKDLKQLARQAVVGFAKDVKEGQRQPLSKEELTRSADAMKEAEEYRRSKGKGIVKQAKIVFETREGSKISEKSGAGRSRGYGFIEYYTHRHALMGLRWLNGHAVEAPKSGSAEIKDKKKRLIVEFALENAQVVKRRNEMEARARAKKESQQNNGNTPSKDDSNSKASPKGKKRKRSDSRGSGKEQDGDRDVEEENKIAKRNRIISRKRMQRKARKGKA, from the coding sequence ATGATCTCAACAGCCATGACAGAGCAACACAAGAAAGGAAGTCTGGACGAAAGTAGTGGTGGTCACCAAGACACACAGACTACGATGGATTCCCCGAGAAAAGATACCATCCAGAACGACAAAGTCTCCACGCAGCCAAAAAGGACCCTCTTTGTTCGGTCGCTTCCCACCTCAGCTACGACCGAGAGCCTTACCGAATACTTCTCCCAATCCTACGTTATCAAGCATGCGATCGTCGTTAATGATCCGGAAACGAAGCTGTGCAAGGGTTATGGTTTCGTTACCTTTGCCGATCTCGAAGACGCGCAAGCTGCGCTAAAGGAGTTCAACGGGTCTGTCTTCGAAGGGAAAACAATCAGAGTCGACTACGCTCAGCCGCGTCACCgtgagattgatgagaacCTCGGGAAAAGCGTGCCGGCTCCTGCTGCCCTTGAACTTAAGAAACAGCGGGAACAACAGAAAACATCTACCCAACCCCCGAAGCTCATTGTCCGAAACTTGCCTTGGAGCATCAAGGAACCAGAAGATCTAGCGGTACATTTCAGAAGTTTCGGCAAAGTCAAATATGTCACGCTTCCCAAGAAAGGTGATAAGCTGGCCGGGTTTGGCTTCGTTGTTTTACGAGGAAAGAAGAACGCTGAAAAGGCGCTGCAGGCCGTCAACGGCAAAGAGGTAGACGGAAGAACGCTGGCAGTCGATTGGGCTGTAGAAAAGGAAGTATgggagaacttgaagaaggagtctgagaagaaggaggatacCCAGGAGGAGGCTGGATCGAGCGACGTTGAGATGGCAGATGACGCAGAAACGACATCCGATAATGAAGGCGTCGAGTctgatgacgacgatgaagatgaggatatggacgatgacgacgaggaggatgaggaagatatggatgaagaggaggacgaggacgagggcAACGAAGACGAAAgacaagagaaagaagacgagCGAAATGCTTGTACGATTTTCATTCGAAATCTACCCTTCTCGTGTACAGACGAGGCGCTTTACGAGCATTTTACGCAATTTGGCCCCTTGCGATACGCACGAATTGTCGTTGACCCGGAGACAGAACGTCCCCGTGGTACCGGGTTTGTTTGCTTCTGGAAGGTTGAGGATGCCGCATTGTGCGTGCGCGAAGCCCCGAAACAACAAGATACTTTGATCGCGGAGAAGGATAAAGGAAAGAAGTCTTCCACCGCACTCAAGCACTCTATCCTGCAGAATGAGAACTCTGACCCCAGCGGCCGCTATACCTTGGACGGTCGTGTCCTCCAGGTCGCCCGCGCCGTCAGCAAATCACAAGCTGCCAAACTTGAAGAGGAGGGTGTATCAAAACGACTGGTTCGTGATACTGACAAGCGTCGTCTTTTCCTCTTGCAAGAAGGCACTATCTCTCCCAACTCCCCTTTGTACCATAAGCTTTCGCCGTCCGAGATCAAGATGAGAGAGGACAGCTTCAAGCAGCGACAGAACTTCATCCGGAAGAACCCGGCTCTACATTTTAGTTTGACCCGACTCTCGGTACGCAACATCCCCCGTCACGTCACCTCTAAGGACCTCAAGCAGCTCGCTCGACAGGCTGTGGTCGGCTTCGCGAAAGACGTCAAGGAAGGTCAACGTCAACCTCTCTCCAAGGAGGAACTCACTCGGTCAGCCGACGCTATgaaagaggcagaggagTACCGGAGGTCAAAGGGCAAGGGTATTGTGAAGCAAGCCAAGATTGTCTTTGAGACTCGAGAGGGAAGTAAGATCAGCGAGAAGAGCGGGGCAGGCCGAAGCCGGGGCTACGGTTTCATCGAGTACTACACACATCGACATGCGCTTATGGGTCTACGATGGCTTAACGGCCACGCTGTGGAAGCCCCGAAGAGCGGCTCGGCGGAGATcaaagataagaagaagcGACTGATTGTCGAGTTCGCCCTTGAGAACGCCCAGGTTGTTAAGCGACGGAATGAGATGGAGGCTAGGGCACGCGCCAAGAAGGAAAGTCAACAGAACAACGGAAACACCCCGAGCAAAGATGATTCGAACAGCAAAGCTTCTCCCAAagggaagaagcggaagcgATCCGACAGCCGTGGCAGTGGCAAAGAGCAGGATGGAGACCGCgatgtggaagaagagaacaagATCGCCAAACGCAACCGGATCATTTCTAGAAAAAGGATGCAGCGCAAAGCTCGGAAAGGGAAGGCCTAA
- a CDS encoding putative JmjC domain protein, with translation MKYQRWLLTRNNLWAPKRPSVVASTNQPGSISLISSRDGRSVSTTSQSRFHPLKPLREVKIDEFRRSYFHSELPVLLPYRHFRDLPACERWFQVVPSSNGHDRRLNTAYLQEHGGDAFVPLELTQSPADTTAPDATVPESNELSFQQFHAPLSLFLDWMRTAELQSQATRLYLAQCQLLDLPPVLRDDFPTPELVLKAGKGDIYDTNVWIGHPPTYTPLHRDPNPNLFVQIAGHKVVRLLAPDAGQRVFASVRRRLGRSGDREAAAFRGEEMMQGQERTLLEHAVWDDADSDGTNNVLDFGYEAHLETGDGLFIPKGWWHSIKGVGEGVTASVNWWFR, from the exons ATGAAGTATCAGCGATGGCTGCTTACCCGCAATAACCTGTGGGCTCCCAAGCGACCGTCAGTTGTCGCCAGCACCAATCAACCGGGGTCGATATCGTTAATCAGCTCCAGGGATGGACGTTCGGTATCTACGACCTCTCAGAGTCGATTTCATCCCCTGAAACCCCTCCGCGAGGTGAAGATTGATGAATTCCGCCGTAGCTACTTCCACTCGGAACTTCCTGTCCTTCTTCCTTATCGGCACTTTCGCGATCTCCCCGCATGTGAGCGCTGGTTCCAAGTGGTCCCTTCATCCAACGGCCATGACCGCAGATTAAACACGGCATATCTACAAGAGCATGGCGGGGATGCATTCGTCCCCCTCGAACTCACGCAATCGCCCGCAGATACCACGGCGCCGGATGCAACTGTACCTGAATCGAACGAGCTGAGCTTCCAGCAGTTCCACGCTCCATTGAGTCTGTTCCTAGATTGGATGCGAACCGCAGAATTGCAGTCGCAGGCTACGCGACTCTATCTAGCGCAATGCCAGCTACTTGATCTTCCACCAGTTCTCCGCGATGACTTTCCCACCCCCGAACTCGTGCTAAAGGCGGGCAAAGGCGACATCTACGATACAAACGTATGGATCGGGCACCCGCCTACATATACCCCTTTGCACCGTGACCCGAACCCGAATCTCTTCGTGCAAATTGCCGGACACAAGGTTGTGCGACTCCTGGCCCCCGATGCCGGGCAGAGGGTGTTCGCGTCGGTCAGGCGCCGATTGGGCCGGAGTGGGGATCGCGAGGCAGCTGCTTTCCGGGGCGAGGAGATGATGCAGGGGCAGGAAAGGACTTTGCTGGAGCATGCCGTGTGGGATGATGCAGACTCGGACGGTACCAATAATGTGCTAGATTTTGGATACGAAGCTCACTTGGAAACCGGCGACGGGTTATTTATACCAAAGGGATGGTGGCATAGCATCAAAGGTGTTGGAGAGGGCGTCACTGCGTCG GTCAATTGGTGGTTTCGGTAG
- a CDS encoding transcription factor domain-containing protein, whose translation MTFEFLWRENDCAIGRYAPNCCNNNFKDSEYVLSPLSLIWLTLLSVRQLTSVVRDREFRSMKDQITTLQEQVNSLFTSLNDLRNQRSSLDSPNLEDLSRDGSQSVFTSMHAATVRPRVRHLRFHGPTSSAFNFDVARSSLQTMGIAPAEEVMNDDMTTAQATPAASPPAQQAVFTQSIHPTKDPIWAIKREEALRLCHVYEEEVGIMYPLVDIEKVTNQVNLLYTFMEAALRTGFAQRAFPGPDSLLDDNTILLKMILAITLIVEGSGRSDLGQRLFLSVKPIIEAKLWGPIDIKTIQLFGMVATYHFHTDDDAMAYRVIGFAARMCLELGLHRREALMKSFPNEDQWADVTKVFWTIYSLDRRWSLGTGLPFVIQDEDVDPNLPEPDGSLPYLRCMISYNRISSKIWYSGLGSEGTTDIRRDEIGYLDYQVLQWYKQVPDALKFYPGDSPKHGETVSRGLRRLRVLLYLRMNQLRILIYRPVLHSSASIAEDNGHAQTVVDVAKDTVRVLTQLNHTSDIYRTQQITFNYFLVAALAVLFLAVCHAPNEFNRQVRDEFYMALDLINGFSTKSYVSKRLWKTIKGLRMVGERLGVLARPFGSDSNDPHSTAAVAMAGLAGHSIENLSVYGPMNGVNELGNSPLNGLQMSQELTNLFEAVGGFSSFIASGTAPEGIPGFVNHDRELQNTGEGLSGIFGDDGELSRIIRELF comes from the exons ATGACGTTTGAGTTTTTATGGAGAGAAAATGACTGTGCGATAGGCCGATACGCCCCCAATTGCTGCAACAATAACTTCAAGGATTCCGAGTATGTTCTATCTCCCTTGTCTCTGATATGGCTTACCTTGCTGTCGGTAAGGCAGCTGACAAGTGTGGTACGGGACAGGGAGTTCCGTTCGATGAAAGACCAGATCACAACTCTGCAGGAACAGGTGAACAGTCTCTTCACTAGTTTGAATGATCTTCGGAATCAAAGATCATCTTTGGACTCGCCGAATCTGGAGGACCTCTCTCGGGATGGCTCACAGTCGGTCTTTACGTCGATGCACGCGGCTACCGTCAGACCTCGCGTAAGACATCTGCGGTTTCACGGTCCCACTAGCTCCGCCTTCAATTTTGATGTCGCTAGATCCAGTCTTCAGACCATGGGCATTGCACCCGCCGAAGAGGTCATGAACGACGACATGACAACGGCCCAAGCCACGCCGGCCGCATCGCCGCCTGCTCAGCAGGCTGTATTCACACAGTCCATACATCCAACCAAAGATCCAATATGGGCAATCAAACGGGAGGAAGCTCTACGACTCTGCCATGTCtatgaggaagaagtcgGTATTATGTATCCGCTTGTGGATATTGAGAAGGTTACCAATCAAGTCAACCTGCTCTATACTTTCATGGAGGCTGCATTGCGAACTGGCTTCGCGCAGCGAGCATTCCCGGGCCCAGACTCTCTCCTTGATGATAATACAATTCTCCTCAAGATGATTCTCGCCATAACGTTGATTGTGGAGGGGAGCGGGCGAAGTGATCTGGGTCAACGTTTATTCTTGAGTGTCAAACCAATCATTGAGGCTAAGCTTTGGGGACCGATCGACATCAAGACCATCCAGCTCTTTGGCATGGTG GCAACTTACCATTTCCACACGGATGACGATGCGATGGCCTACCGAGTGATAGGATTCGCTGCACGTATGTGCCTTGAACTGGGTCTGCACCGACGGGAGGCGTTGATGAAATCCTTTCCGAACGAGGATCAATGGGCCGACGTCACCAAGGTCTTCTGGACGATCTACAGTTTGGATAGACGCTGGAGTCTTGGTACCGGGCTACCCTTTGTCATTCAAGATGAGGATGTCGACCCTAACCTCCCCGAGCCT GACGGATCGCTGCCTTATTTGAGGTGTATGATCTCATATAATCGTATAAGCTCAAAGATATGGTATTCCGGACTTGGCTCTGAGGGCACGACAGACATACGCCGGGATGAGATCGGGTATCTGGACTACCAGGTTCTCCAGTGGTACAAGCAGGTTCCCGATGCGTTGAAATTCTACCCTGGCGACTCTCCAAAGCATGGCGAGACGGTAAGCCGGGGGTTGCGTCGACTACGGGTACTACTGTACTTGCGCATGAATCAGCTTCGGATTCTCATCTATCGGCCCGTACTACATTCTTCTGCGAGTATCGCCGAAGACAACGGTCATGCTCAAACCGTGGTAGATGTTGCCAAAGATACAGTTCGAGTGCTCACTCAGCTTAACCATACGTCTGACATCTACCGCACTCAACAAATTACCTTCAACTACTTCCTTGTCGCCGCTCTCGCGGTGCTCTTTCTGGCCGTATGTCACGCGCCAAACGAATTCAACCGTCAGGTGCGAGATGAGTTCTACATGGCACTCGATCTCATCAACGGATTTAGTACAAAATCTTACGTGTCAAAGCggctctggaagacgatCAAGGGGCTGAGAATGGTTGGGGAACGGCTGGGCGTGCTGGCGCGCCCGTTCGGCTCGGACTCGAACGACCCCCATTCAACGGCTGCTGTCGCCATGGCGGGCCTGGCGGGCCATTCAATCGAGAATCTGTCTGTCTATGGACCGATGAACGGGGTCAATGAACTGGGAAACAGTCCGTTGAACGGACTGCAGATGAGTCAAGAGCTCACCAACCTGTTCGAGGCTGTTGGAGGGTTTAGCAGCTTCATTGCATCTGGTACAGCACCTGAAGGTATACCCGGGTTTGTAAATCATGATAGAGAGCTTCAAAACACGGGCGAGGGACTTTCAGGGATTTttggcgatgatggcgagcTGTCCCGGATCATCAGAGAGCTCTTTTAA
- a CDS encoding DNA repair protein RAD10 — protein sequence MAKDIDTNNADPDHGLPERSATPRAAGGTPNSATAQSTAPKVQQPKPQALANRTGPSAILVSTRQKGNPILNHIKLLPWEYADIPADYVVGATTCALFLSLKYHRLHPEYIYSRIKALGGKYMLRIILVMVDIENHEDSLKELSKTSIINNYTLMLCWSAPEAAHYLELYKSSENAQPTAIRTQQAQSYKESLVEFVTTPRSINKSDAASLISTFGSLQNAINAQPEQISAVPGWGEKKVRQWTNAVREDFRVENAKKAKAPERNIEHDQNPSGLGIVSQTGPSNTADEDEAALYLSEAGQRSGVDAKKGAPEVDTPRQSNQEEMSEGISAALARLRENGG from the coding sequence ATGGCTAAGGACATCGATACTAATAACGCTGATCCAGACCATGGCCTTCCTGAAAGGAGCGCCACCCCTCGGGCTGCAGGGGGCACTCCGAATTCAGCTACTGCTCAATCCACGGCCCCCAAGGTTCAACAACCAAAACCACAGGCACTTGCCAACCGAACCGGTCCCTCCGCGATTCTTGTTTCGACCAGGCAAAAGGGCAATCCAATACTGAACCACATCAAATTGTTGCCCTGGGAGTATGCAGATATACCCGCCGACTATGTCGTTGGAGCGACCACATGTGCGCTGTTCTTATCGTTGAAATACCACCGGTTACACCCTGAATACATATACTCTCGGATAAAGGCTCTTGGGGGGAAATACATGCTCCGGATTATTTTGGTAATGGTCGATATCGAAAATCACGAAGATAGTTTGAAGGAACTCTCAAAGACCTCGATCATCAATAATTACACTCTGATGCTCTGCTGGTCGGCTCCGGAAGCAGCTCACTATCTCGAACTATATAAGTCGTCCGAAAACGCTCAACCGACCGCGATCCGCACCCAGCAAGCCCAGTCTTACAAGGAGTCTCTGGTGGAGTTTGTTACAACTCCTAGAAGTATCAACAAATCTGATGCAGCGAGTCTGATATCCACGTTCGGGAGTCTACAAAACGCTATCAACGCCCAGCCGGAACAGATCAGTGCCGTGCCCGGCTGGGGCGAAAAGAAAGTACGTCAATGGACCAATGCAGTAAGGGAAGACTTTCGGGTGGAAAATGCGAAGAAAGCGAAGGCACCTGAGAGGAACATTGAGCATGACCAAAATCCTTCAGGCCTCGGCATTGTGAGCCAGACAGGGCCCTCAAATACGgctgacgaagatgaagcagcCTTGTACCTTTCGGAAGCGGGACAGAGGAGTGGGGTGGATGCGAAAAAAGGAGCCCCAGAAGTCGACACTCCACGGCAATCCAATCAAGAGGAAATGAGTGAAGGCATTAGCGCAGCCCTTGCGAGACTTCGGGAAAACGGAGGTTGA